The Macaca fascicularis isolate 582-1 chromosome 5, T2T-MFA8v1.1 genome segment TCCTTAGATTTCTGAAGTTAATATTTTGAAAGCTGCAAAACATGAAAATAGCATTGGGTCGAGTCGTTCTCAAGGTATGATCTTTGGGCCACCAGGCCTCACAATCGCTTTGGGTACTGGCTGAAAACATAGGTTTCCAACTCCAAACATAAAAAAGCGAGGATCTCTGAGAgtggaacccagaaataagcatttattaattAGGTAGGTGATTCTTGTCAAAAAGGaagaactcattttttttaatgttttaaacctACCAAGCATTAACGTTTTCTGTCATCCAAAGGAAAAAACTATCAGGTAAAAAAAGTGCACGCAGCAGTGTTTGAGCATTTTaatgtttgtgaaataaatgaacgCAAGAGCATACacttacctattttttaaaaaatcaagagcaTACACAAAATTTCCGAAGAGGAAGTTGAAAAAAGGATACAATAATATGAAATCGCATTCAGCTCTTGAAACTGACCACTACCATAGTTTAAAATGATATTCGTTTGTTTATTCAAATTATTCTTGATGGATAtccattggtctatttttttCCCACATCCTTTAACGTCAACTGAAAAATAGTAAAGGTACTGCAGCTCACTAACTTGTTTTTGACGTTTTACACAAGAGAGCAGTCATTGCGAATCTGACACTCCAGTTGCTGATTTGCTAGAACTCTGCCCAAAAGTCAGTGGTTTGTTCTTGGGCATTTACAGTACCAGGCAGAATCCATTTAAAATTGTCTTCATCCAAACTATTAAGTGGACCAAAAGCTGCTCTGTTTTTAGGCTCTCCCTGTCacttttgatatttctttttttttttttttttttttttttttgagacggagtcttgctctgtcgcccaggctggagtgcagtggtgcgatctcggctcactgcaagctctgccttccgggttcacaccattctcctgcctcagcctcctgagtagctgggactacaggcgcccaccaccacgccaagctaattttatctttttgtatttttagtagagacaggttttcactgtgttagccagaatggtctcgatcttctgacctcatgatccgcccgcctcagcctcccaaagtcctgggattacaggcatgagccactgcgcccggccaacttttgatatttttttctgtgttacatttaattaaacagcaatgattttatctttcattctccTCAGTAGCTTGCCCATTATTCAATGGAGTTTTGTATATGTAcatagatttttttattattattattttattattttttgagacaaaagtctcactctgtcgcccacgctccattgcagtggcatggtctcggctcactacagcatctgcctcccaggttcaagcgattcttgtgactcaagcccacaagtagctgggactatgggtgtgagccaccataccaggctaatttttattttattttactttatttttgagatagagtctccctctgttgcctaggctggagtgtggtggtgtcatcctggctcattacaacctctgccttctgggttcaagcagttctcctgcctcaccctcccaagtagctgagattacaggtgcccgccactatgcctggttaatttttgtatttttagtagacacagggtttcaccacgttggtcaggctggtctcaaactcctgacctcaggtaatctgcccgcctcagcctcccaaagtgctgggattacaggcgtgagccaccgcgcccggccttactggTTGATTtcgtatcttttctttttttttttttgacatggagtctcactctatcaccaggtttgagtgcagtagtgcgatcttggttcactgcacctctctgcctcccaggttcgagagattcgtctgcttcagcctcccaagtagctgggactacaggcacacaccaccacgcccagcttatttttatatttttagtagagatggggtttcaccatattgaccaggctgatctcgaactcctgacctcatgatccagccgcctcggcccctcaaagtgcctggcctattttatttttttgagatgaagtcttgctctgttgtccaggctgtagggcagtggtgcagtctgggcgcactgcaacctatgcctcctgggttcaagcaaatctcctgccccagcctcccaagtatcagggactacaggcatgcgccaccatgctcagctaatttttgtatttttagtagagatggggttttaccatgttggccagactgatctccaactcttgaccctaggtgatccacccgccttgggctcccaaagtgctggaattacaggcatgagccactgcacccaacctccACCAAGCTTTTCTTCCCCACTCAGTGCCCAAAACAATGCCTTATATTGTAGGCCTCTTTAAATAATTGTTTCACAAATGAAGGCCTGCCCTCCTGGTGGACCTTAATTTGTTTGGGGAGAAATAgaccaaaataacaataatacatgtatatgaaaataaagtagggaagagctgggcacagtgactcccacctgtgatcccagcactttgggagggggaggcaggcagactatttgaggtcatgagtttcagaccagcctggccaacatggtgaaaccccatctctattgaaaacacaaaaaaattagactcAGTGgctcagatgcagtggctcaggactgtaatcccagcactttgggaagccgaggcgggtggatcacctgaggtcaggagttctagaccagcctgaccaacatggtgaaaccctgtctctagtaaaaatacaaaaattagccaggcacgctggcacatatctgtaatcccagctactagagaggctgaggcaggagaattgcttgaaccggggagatggaggttgcagtgagctgagaaagcaccactgcactccagcctgggcgacagagtgagactcccaggAGTGAGAGAGAGTACAGATCACATATAGCCTTTTAGACCTCTGGTAGAACTGTGGCTGTCCTCTGACTGAGATGGGAAACTAATGGACTGTTTGAAGCAAAGAGGTGATCTGATGTATGTCCTGAGTTAGGCAACATTGGACAAACCACTTAATCCTTCTGTgcctcatttttttcatctgtaaaacaaggataataatagtatcttccTCAGATGACTATCATGAggaataaatatgttaatttattttttttctgtcgcccaggctggagtgcagtgctgtaatcttggctcattgcaacctctgcctcccaggttcaagagattctcttgcctcagcttccctagtagctgggattacaggcgcgcaccactatgcccagctattttttgtatttttagtggagatgggatttcaccaggttggccaggctgctctcgaactcctgacgtcaggtgatccgcccaccttggcctcccaaagtgctacgattacaggtgtgagccactgcgcctggccataagTTAATGTTTGCAAAGTGCCTAGAATAGTAACTCGCATATGCTAAGctctacataattttttttcataaaataaaaaaaaaatcattatagcTGCTGGGTTGAAAATAGCAGTAGATATGCAAATGTGGAAGAAGGGTAGCCCGGTAGGTGTAAGACAACTATAAAAATCCCAAGGAAAAATGGTAACAAGAACCATTTCTTAGAATGATAGCTAATAGAGGTAATGGCAGTAGAGGTGGTGAAAAGgggcagaagaagaaaagaagagacaagAAATCAGGGATGACAGCAGGTGCCATGTCCAGCCGCGAAGGTGGCAAGAAGAAGCCCCTGAAACAGCCCAAGAAGCAGGCCAAGGAGATGCACAAGGAAGAGAAGGCTTTcaagcagaaacaaaaagaggAGCAAAAGAAACTCGAGGAGCTTAAAGCGAAGGTGGCAGGGAAGGGGCCCCTGGCCACAGGTGGAATTAAGAAATCTGGCAAAAAGTAAGCTGTTCCTTGTGCCTGAGGAAATGATGACCCTTTATTTCAGCAGTATTTAAACATCAGTATTCCCTGCCATAACATCTTTTGCCACCGATAGCTGGAATTAAGTGTTGTTTTGGAGCTGTTGTACATTTAAGAATAAActttcgttaaaaaaaaaaaaagaagaagaagaagaaaagaaagaaatcaaagatgactcTTAAAAGTTTTCAGCCTGAGTAACTAGAACCACTATCAAGATAATGAGGACTGTGCTTGGATCAGATCAGATTTAGGGCCTAAAAGATATCCATGCTATCGTAAAAGTTAATTAAACAGTCACTGAGCTCCTATACTGGGTAAGGCATTGAACTAGGCACTGAGAgaatatgttaaaaacaaaatccagctgggcatgctggctcacacctgtaattccagcactttgggaggccgagaacggatcacaaggttaggagttcaagaccagcctgcccgacatggtgaaatcctgtctctactaaaaatacaaaaaattagctggtcatggtggtgggcgcctgtaatcccagctactcgggaggctgaggcaggagaatttcttgaacccgggaggcagaggttgcagtaagccaagatcacaccactgcactccagcctcggggacagagtgagactccatctcaaaaaaaaaaaaaaaaaaaaaaaaggccaggctgggtgccttatacctgtaatcctagcactttgggaggcggaggcgggtggatcacgaggtcaggagctcgagaccaacctgaccaacatgtgaaaacctcatcttcactaaaaatacaaaaattagctgggcgtggtggcacgtgcctgtaatcccagctactcaggaggctgagataggagaatcactcgaacccaggagatggaggttgcggtgagccaaaattacaccactgcactccagcctgggtgacagagtgagactccatctcaaaaaaaaaaaaccatgacaaAGTCCCTATGCTTTACAGGATCACAGTCTATTGGAGGAACTGGAGACATACATCTAATCccaatttgagacaagcctgtgatatgtttttgtgtttttggttttgtttttgattttgttttctgtttgagagggagtctcactctgttgcccagactggagtacagtggtgcaatcttggctcactgaaacttccaccttacaggttcaagccattctcctgcctcagcctcctgagtagctgggatcacaggcatgcaccaccaaaaccagctgatttttgtatttttaatagggatgactggatttcattattttggccaggctagtctcaaactcctgacctcaagtgatctgcctgcttcaaccacccaaagtgctgggattacaggcatgagccaccacgcctggccactgtGATATGTTTTATATTGGAGATGTGAACCACATTGTCTGGGAGCCTGGAAAAGCGATGCTAGGGAGCTTCACAAAGGAGACATTTGAGGCTAGGCCTTGAAGAATGAGTTGCAACGAATAGTTGTTGTGGAGAGAATAGCTAATAAACGTAACCACAGggtaaaacacaaaaaacaacagccgggccacggtggctcacccctgtaatcccagaagtttaggaagcagaggcaggcagatcactaggtcaggagtttgagactatcctggccaacatggtgaaacccccatctctactaaaaatactaaaattagcagggcctggtggcgtgtgcctgtagtcccagccactcaggaggctgaggcaggagaatcgcttgaacctgggaggcggagattgaagtgagctgagatcgcaccactgcactccagcttggtaaCAGAAACTAcagctggcgcctgtagtcccagctacttggaggctgaggcaggagaatggcgtgaacccgggaggcggagcttgcagtgagctgagatccggccactgcactccagcctgggctacagagccagactccgtctcaaaaaataataataataataaaaataaaaataaaaaagaagaagaaggaagaaattctaGAGCAAAAATCTAGGGCAGTTCTGTCCAACAGAAATTTCTGCAACAATAGAAATGTTCCACACATACATTGTCCAAAATAGTAGCCACCAGCCATACATGACTGTACAGCACTTGGAAAGTGGCTAGTGCCACAAGagaagtgaatttttaatttaatttgattttgattattttcttttgttgttgttatgagacagtctcactctgtcgcccaggctggagttcagtggcacaatcttggctaactacaacctccgcctcccaggttcaagtgattctcctgcctcagcctcctgagtaactaggattacaggtgcccgccactacctagcatatttttgtatttttagtagagatggggtttcccatgttggctaggctggtcttgaactcctgacctcaaatgatccacccacctgggcctcccaaagtgctgggattacaggcgtgagccactgagcccaatCCTAAATATTTTCAAGTATGAAAAAAACTGCAGGTATAAGTGACATGGATAAATCTTAGTGACATAAAGTTCAAAAGCAAGGTTCAGGATAGTGGTTACCCTTAGAGTACGAGGAGAAGCAGGGAACACAGTGGGACAACATGGGAAAATGAATATATTGGTAGATGTATTCTGTTAAAGTTTTATTCTTGGGCAAGATGGTGATTTCCCATATGCTAACTATGCTAaagaatgaatgggtgaatgactAAAGGCAGCCAATGGACTAATGAGGGATGTGTTCATAACCCAAGAATTATAATTAATCTAGTTGGGGCACATGAGgtccagaagagaaaaaaataaaatcaaactcaacaaatttccaaacattttaatattgaaatttaatattttttcaattatatcCCTGAAGTCAAAGAAATTATACCCTCATGATAATTACAATTTTTGTCTAGTAATGGTAGTACCATAAGAAATTATTTAGAGTTATATTTTGTACAAATGCCACCTTTGAACCCTTTCTCAAGTTGCTAGTATTAGGATGACAGATGATTATAAAACTGAAAGAGTTTTCAGggtaaataaaatttcaacaatCACATTACAGTGTATTTTTGTTATGAAGCTTGGGATGTCAGCCTCCTGTTGTTCTATATAActgaaataggccaggcgtggtggctcacacctgtaattccagcactttgggaagccaaggtgggcaaatcacttgaggccaaaagttcgagaccaggctggccaacatgttgaaaccccatcactactgaaagtacaaaaattagctgggtgtggtagcacacacctgtaatcccagctactcgggaggctgaggcagtagaatggcatgaacctgggaggcagaggttgcagtgagccaagatcatgtcactgcactccagcctgggcaacaacaatgaagctccatctcaaaaaaataaaatttttttttaaaaaacttaaaataattggCCAAGTGAGGTGGCtaatgcccataatcccagcatttttgaaggccaaggcaagaggatcacttgagcccaggagttcaaaatcagcctgagcaacatagtgatactttgtctctactaagaataaaaaattaggccgggtgcaatgactcacacctgtaatccaagcactttgggaggctgaggtgggtggatcacctgaggtcaggagtttgagaccagcctgcccaacatggtgaaaccccgtctctactaaaaatataaaaaattaggctgggtgcagtggctcacgcctataattccagaactttgggaggccgaggcgggcggatcatgagatcaggagatcgagaccaccctggccaacgtggtgaaaccccgtctccactaaaaatacaaaaattagctgggcgtggtggggcacacctgtcatcccagctacttggcaggctgaggcaggagaatcgcttgaacccgggaggtggaagttgcagtgagccaagatcacaccatt includes the following:
- the LOC107129717 gene encoding uncharacterized protein; this encodes MIANRGNGSRGGEKGQKKKRRDKKSGMTAGAMSSREGGKKKPLKQPKKQAKEMHKEEKAFKQKQKEEQKKLEELKAKVAGKGPLATGGIKKSGKK